A section of the Sebastes fasciatus isolate fSebFas1 chromosome 5, fSebFas1.pri, whole genome shotgun sequence genome encodes:
- the cimap1d gene encoding outer dense fiber protein 3-like protein 2b — protein sequence MEKKYPVIAGREKGPGPGRYGLPPTIGFMGHDFTKPTSPAYSFHGRMSDTMYCVDSSPGPQYHIDAKITRFGRDGTPAYSMLGRVKAQKELLQTPGPGAYSPEKTPTCNLQRRPPSYTMGSRTHYRIVDSVPAPNKYCLPPLMGPQVPNKQASASYTMSSSYSTGGPSVDLAKTPGPCRYNSTDPSVYLPREPAFSMLGRHGLPRDATKKPGPGTYNPEKVTVHKARAPAYSLGIRHSEFVTPLVVHVSD from the exons ATGGAGAAAAAATACCCAGTAAtagcaggaagagaaaaag GGCCAGGGCCTGGACGCTACGGACTTCCTCCCACTATTGGATTTATGGGCCATGACTTCACCAAACCAACTAGTCCTGCCTATTCTTTCCACGGCAGGATGAGTGACACTA TGTATTGTGTTGACTCCAGTCCAGGGCCGCAGTATCACATTGATGCAAAAATCACTCGTTTTGGACGAGATGGCACACCTGCATACTCAATGTTGGGCAGAGTGAAAGCACAAA AGGAGCTCCTCCAGACACCTGGACCGGGAGCATACAGCCCTGAGAAAACCCCAACATGCAACCTCCAGCGCAGACCCCCCTCCTACACAATGGGGTCACGCACACACTACCGGATCGTTGACTCGGTGCCGGCTCCCAACAAGTACTGTCTCCCTCCGCTCATGGGCCCTCAAGTCCCAAACAAGCAAGCCAGCGCAAGCTACACAATGTCAAGTAGTTACAGCACAGGGGGACCATCTGTGGATTTAGCCAAGACACCGGGGCCTTGCAGGTACAACAGTACGGACCCGAGTGTTTATCTACCCAGAGAGCCGGCGTTCTCCATGCTGGGGCGTCACGGATTACCCAGAGATGCCACCAAGAAACCCGGTCCTGGGACTTATAACCCAGAGAAAGTGACAGTTCACAAGGCTCGGGCACCAGCCTACTCCCTGGGCATCAGACACTCTGAATTTGTTACTCCACTAGTTGTCCATGTTTCTGACTGA
- the cks2 gene encoding cyclin-dependent kinases regulatory subunit 2: MSKKQIYYSDKYTDEEFEYRHVVLPKQLSKLVPNSHLMAEDEWRGLGVQQSQGWIHYMIHKPEPHILLFRRPLPKD; encoded by the exons ATGTCAAAAAAACAGATTTACTATTCTGACAAGTACACCGACGAGGAGTTCGAGTACAG GCATGTGGTGCTTCCAAAGCAGCTGTCTAAACTGGTGCCCAACTCCCACCTGATGGCGGAAGACGAGTGGAGGGGACTGGGGGTGCAACAGAGCCAGGGCTGGATTCACTACATGATCCACAAACCAG AGCCACACATACTGCTTTTCAGAAGACCTCTCCCAAAGGATTAA